Within the Candidatus Sulfotelmatobacter sp. genome, the region CGTCGTTGGTGCCGTCGCCGGTCATCGCGACGAGCCGGCCCGCGGCCTGCTCGCGCTTGATCAGCGCCATCTTGGTCTCGGGCGTGGCCTCGGCGAGGAAGTCCTCGACGCCGGCCTCGCGCGCGATCGCGCTGGCGGTCAGCGGGTTGTCGCCGGTGATCATGACGGTGCGGATGCCCATCGCGCGCAGCCGGTCGAAGCGCTCGCGCATGTTCGGCTTGAGCACGTCGCGCAGATAGATGGCGCCGAGCACGCGGTTCTCGTCGGCCAGCAGCAGCGGCGTGCCGCCCGCGCGCGCGATCCGTTCGACGTCGCCGGCCAGCGGCTGCGCCGCCGTCCCGCCCGACGTCTCACCGACCCAGGCGCGTACCGCGTCGGGCGCGCCCTTGCGCAGCCGGCGGCCGCCGGTGTAGTCGACGCCGCTCATGCGCGTGTAGGCGCTGAACGGAACGATCGTCGCGTCGGCGGGCAGCTTTCCGTCACCGGCCTCGACGTGCGGCGCCGCGAGCGTCACGATCGAGCGCCCTTCGGGCGTCTCGTCGGCCAGCGAAGCGAAGTACGCCGCGCGGTACGCCGATCCGAGGTCGACGCCGGGCGCCGGGATGATCTCGGTCGCCTGACGGTTGCCCAGCGTGATTGTGCCGGTTTTGTCGAGCAGCAGCGTGTCGACGTCGCCGGCGGCTTCGACGGCCCGGCCGCTGGTCGCCAGCACGTTGCGCTGCAGCACGCGGTCCATCCCCGCGATGCCGATCGCCGAGAGCAGACCGCCGATGGTGGTCGGAATCAGGCAGACCAGCAGCGCGATCAGGACGACGACGCTCGGGACGGTCCCCGCGTAGAGCGAGAACGGCGCCAGCGTGGCGACCGCGATCAAGAAGATGATCGTCAGGCCCGAGAGCAGGATCGAGAGCGCGATCTCGTTGGGCGTCTTCTGGCGCTGCGCGCCCTCGACCAGCGCGATCATGCGGTCGAGGAACGACTCGCCCGGGTTCGCGCTGACCTGGAAGACGATGCGGTCGGAGAGCACGCGCGTGCCGCCGGTGACCGAGCTGCGGTCGCCGCCCGCTTCGCGGATGACCGGCGCGGACTCGCCGGTGATCGCCGACTCGTCGACGGTCGCCGCGCCTTGCACGATCTCGCCGTCGGTGGCGATGACGTCGCCGGCCTCGGCGACGACACGGTCGCCGCGGCGCAGGGTGGAGGAGACGACGCGCTCTTCGCGGCCGTCGACCAGCCGCCGTGCATAGGTGTCGGACTTGGTGCGCCGCAGGAACTCGGCTTGCGCCTTGCCGCGCCCTTCGGCGACCGCTTCGGCGAAGTTCGCGAACAGCACGGTGAACCACAGCCACAGCGAGATGACGATGTCGAAGCCGGCCGTTCCCGCGCGCGCGTCGCGCAGCGCGTAGAACAGCGTGACCAAGGCGCCCACCTCGACGATGAACATCACCGGATTGCGGACCTGCGTGCGCGGGTCGAGCTTCACGAACGAGTCGCGGATCGCCGGCAGGATGATCTGCCGGTCGAACAGCGAGCGCTGGCGAGGAGTGACGGATACCATCAGAAGAGCTTCCCTTTGAGGGTCAACAGGTGTTCGACGATCGGTCCCAGCGCGTCGGCCGGGAAGAACGTCAGCGCGCCGACGATCAGGATCGTGCCGATCAGCAGCACGACGAAGATCGGCGAGGTGGTGGTGAACGTGCCGGCGGTCGGGGGGATCGATTTCTTCGCGGCCAGCGCGCCGCCCAAGGCGAGCACCGGCACGATCTCGGCCAACCGGCCGAAGAGCATCGAGATGCCCATCGAGACGTCCCAGTACGTGTTGCCGCCCAGGCCCGCGAACGCGCTGCCGTTGTTGTTGACGCCCGACGTATAGGCGTAGAGGAGCTCGCTGAAGCCGTGCGGCCCGCTGTTGTTCAGCGTCGCCAGACCCGCCGGCAGCACCGCCGCGATCGAGGCGGGAATCAGCGAGAAGGCCGGCACGACCAGCACGGCGAGGATCGCCAGCTGCACTTCGCGCCGTTCGATCTTCTTGCCGATGAGCTCCGGCGTGCGCCCGACCATCAGGCCGGCGATGAAGACCGTCAGGACCACGAATTCGAGCATGCCGTACAAGCCGCTGCCGACGCCGCCGAAGACGACTTCGCCGAGCTGCATGTTGACCAGCGGCACCAGGCCGCCGAGCGCGGTGAACGAGTCGTGCATCGCGTTGACCGCGCCGCACGACGTCGCCGTCGTGACGGTTGCCCACAGCGCCGACGCGGCGATGCCGAAGCGCGTTTCCTTGCCTTCGTAGTTGCCGCCGGCGATCCCGAGCTGGTGGAAGATCGGGTTGCCGGCCGCCTCGGCGGCATAGCAGACGACGCTGCCGACCACCAGCAGGATGCCCATCGCGGCGAAGATCGCCCAGCCTTGGCGCTGGTTCTTCACGTAGCGTCCGTAGGTGTAGGTGAGCGCGCCGCCGATGACCAGGATCAAGAACAGCTCGAACAGATCGCTGAAGCCGGTCGGGTTCTCCCATGGCGAGGCGGAGTTCGCGTTGACGAAGCCGCCGCCGTTGGTGCCCAGCTCCTTGATCGACTCCATCGAGGCCATCGGGCCCTGGGGAATCGACTGCGCGGCGCCTTCGAGCGTCTTCACGGCCGTGTAGTCGTGGAAGTTCTGCGGCACGCCTTGCCACGCCAGCACGAGCGCGCCGACGAACGCGATCGGCAGCAGCACGTAGAGGATCGATCGGGTGAGGTCGACCCAGAAGTTGCCCAGCGCGTTGGCGTTGACGCGCGAGACGCCGCGGATCAGTGCGATCGCGACCGCGATGCCCGCGCCCGCCGACACGAACATGTGCCATGCCAGTCCCGCCATCTGGCTCAGATAGCTCATCGTCGACTCGCCGGAATAGAACTGCCAGTTGGTGTTCGTCATGAACGAGACGGCGGTGCTCCAGGCCAAATCGGGAGCCAGGTTGCCGAAGTGCTGCGGGTTGAGCGGCAAGAACGCCTGCGTGCGCAGCAGCGCGTACAGGTAGGCGAGGCCGACCAAGCTGAACGCGAGCAGCGAGAAGGCGTACCCCTTCCAGCCCATCTCACGGGTCGGATCGATCCGGCACAGGCGGTAGAAGCCGCGTTCGATCGGGCCCATCACCGGCGAGAGCCACGTGCGGCCGCCTTCGAAGACGGTGAACATGTACGCGCCCAGCGGCCGCACGCACAGCCACACGAGCACGAAGAGAAGAATGGCTTGCAGCCATCCGATGAGGGTCATGTCGGCGATCCGTTCAGAAGCGTTCCGGACGCAGCATCGCGTACGCGAGATAGACGAGCCCGGCGACGGACAACAGCAGTCCGAGCCCCAAATCGAGCGTCATAGGCGTCCGCAGCCGATCACATAGCGGTCGAGCAGCCAGAAGCACACCGCGCTGAGCACGATAAGCCCGGCCTCGAGGACCAGAGGGTTCATGGCACGATCCTAGTCCCGCCCCGCTCGCGGCGGAAGCCGCCGATCGGATGATCCGAACGGCCGGGGTCGGCGCGGGACCCGGCGCGAAGCCCGCCCGTCATGGCCGGTCAACCCTCGGAGCGAGCCCTCGCCGCGAAGCTACAGGAGGTCGAAGCGCAGCTCCGCGCCGGGCGCGGAACCGTGGCGACGCGGGTGCAGCGGGCGCAGCTGCTCGACCGGCTCGGCCGCAGCGACGAGGCCGCCAACGCGTACGCGGACGTGCTGGCGCGCGAGCCCGACCACTTCGGCGCACTGAACGATCTGGCGCTGCTGCTCTACCGGACCGGCCGCCGCGGCGACGCGCTGATGCTGTTCGCCGACGCCGTGCAGCGTCACCCCGGCAACGCGGTCGCGCACGCCAACTTCGGCTTCGTGCTGCTCAAGGGCGGCGATCTCGAGCGCGCGCGCGCCTCGTACGAGTCCGCCGTGCGGCTCGACCCTGGCAACGTCGAGGCGCAGCGCGGCTTGGCGACCGTGCGCGCGCAGCTCGGCGAGGTGGTCGCCGCGGCCGGCGCGGGCACCTCGCTCGTCACCGTCCCGTTCACCGGCAACGGCACGCCGGTCAGCGTGCTGCTGCTGGTCACCCTGGGTGCCGGCAACGTCGCCGCCGAACGGTTTCTCGACCCGCGCGTGTTCGCGACGACCAAACTGACCGTCGAGCTGCACGAGGGGGCGCTGCCCGCGCACGAGGTCGTCTTCAACGCGATCGGCGACGCCGACAGCGCCGGCCCGGCGCTGGCACGGGCGAGCGCACTCCTCGACGGTGACCGCGCGCCGCTGATCAACCCGCCGGCCGACGTCGCGCTGACGACGCGGGCCGGCAACGCCGACCGGCTGAGCGGCCTGCCCGGCGTGCGCACGGCGCGCACGGCGCTGGTCCCGCGCGCCGAGCTGACGGGTCCCGACGGCGCGGCGGCGCTCGAGCGGCGCGGTTTCGTGTTTCCGCTGCTGCTGCGCAGCCCCGGCTTTCACACCGGGCAGCACTTCGAGTACGTCGCGGCTGGGCGCGAGCTGGCGGTCGCGGCCGGCGCGCTGCCGGGCGAGGTGCTGCTGGCGATCGAGTACGTCGACACGCGCGAGCCCGGCGGGAGCTACGCGAAGTACCGCGCCATGCTCGTCGACGGGCACCTCTTCCCGCTGCACCTGGCGATCGGGCGGCAGTGGAAGGTCCACTACTTCAGCGCCGAGATGGCCGAGCGGCCCGACTATCGCGAGCGCGAGCAGCGCTACCTCGACGACATGGCCGGGACGCTCGGTCCGGCGGCGACCAACGCGCTGGCGAGCGTCGGAGCCGCGCTGGCACTGGACTACGCCGGGATCGACTTCGGCTTCACGCCGAGCGGCGAGCTGGTCGTGTTCGAAGCCAACGCGACGATGGTCGTCGTGCCGCCGGCCGCCGACGAGCGCTGGGAATATCGCCGCGCCGCGATCGCGCGCGTCGGCGACGCGGTGCGCGGCATGCTGATCGGCCGCGCGGCGCTGCCGCGCTAACGAACGCGGCGGTAGAACTGGTCGGCGGGATCGACCTGTTCGTAGGCGCGTTGGTGCGGCGTGTAGCGCAGCGTCTCTTTGGCGCCGATCCCGAGGTAGCCGAGCCGGACCAGGCTCTCGTAGACGACTTGGTGCGCGCGGTAGACCAGCGTGCGGTTGAAGTGGCTGAAGACGTTGCGTGCGACGACCAGGTGGAACTCGTTGAACGAGCCGTCGGTGACCAGGTTGTGCTGGGCGAAGACCATCTGCTGGCGCAGCGTCGGCTTGAAGCGCGCGACACCCTCGCCGATGTCGACGTAATCGGAAAACTGTCGGCTTCCGCCGGCCTCGACGTACCGGCTCGCGAACTCGTCGAGCAGGTCCAGCGGGAAGGCCCCTTCCTTCGCGCGCTCGACGCTGCCCTCGCTGGCCTCGGTCACGTAGATGCGCACGCGGTGCGCGAGGTCCGCCTCGCGCAGGATGATCGCCAAACCGTACGCGTCCTCGCCCGAGCCGATCACCCAGAGCCGCACGTGCGGGAAGGTGCGCAGGCGCGGCAGCACCCGTTCGCGGAAGGCGGCGAAGAAGGCCGGCTCGCGGAACGGGGAGCCCGCGTTGTGGGTAAGCGCTTCGATCAGCCGTTGCAACACGGCCGGCTCGTGGAGGACGCGTTCGAGGAGCCCGGTCGTCGAGCGCGCTCCTTCGGCACGCACGCGTTCGGAGATGCGCCGCTTGATCGTCGCCGGAGCGTAGTCGCGGAAATCGAACCCGCATACGCGGTACACCCCTTCGAGCAAGAGGTTCAGTTCGAGATCCGCGATGGCCGGTGAAGTCGGTGTCGGCGCCGCGGCGCCGGATGCCCCGACCTTAGCGGACAAAGCGTCCACGCTTTGACCGATAAAGTCTATCATGCCGTGACGTTCAGCCAGACGCGGATGAGGGCCACGAGCTGATCGATGTCGACGGGCTTGGAGATGTACTCCGAGGCGCCGGCCGCGAGGCACTGCTCGCGGTCGCCCTTCATCGCCTTGGCGGTCAGGGCGATGATCGGCAAGTTGCGCCACTGGTCGCGCGAGCGGATGCGGCGGATCGTCTCGTAACCGTCCATCTCCGGCATCATGATGTCCATCAGGACGACGTCGATTTCCGGATGCGTGCGCATCAGCTCGATGGCCTCCAGGCCGGATTCCGCCGAGAGGACGTTGATCTTGTACTCT harbors:
- the kdpB gene encoding potassium-transporting ATPase subunit KdpB — translated: MVSVTPRQRSLFDRQIILPAIRDSFVKLDPRTQVRNPVMFIVEVGALVTLFYALRDARAGTAGFDIVISLWLWFTVLFANFAEAVAEGRGKAQAEFLRRTKSDTYARRLVDGREERVVSSTLRRGDRVVAEAGDVIATDGEIVQGAATVDESAITGESAPVIREAGGDRSSVTGGTRVLSDRIVFQVSANPGESFLDRMIALVEGAQRQKTPNEIALSILLSGLTIIFLIAVATLAPFSLYAGTVPSVVVLIALLVCLIPTTIGGLLSAIGIAGMDRVLQRNVLATSGRAVEAAGDVDTLLLDKTGTITLGNRQATEIIPAPGVDLGSAYRAAYFASLADETPEGRSIVTLAAPHVEAGDGKLPADATIVPFSAYTRMSGVDYTGGRRLRKGAPDAVRAWVGETSGGTAAQPLAGDVERIARAGGTPLLLADENRVLGAIYLRDVLKPNMRERFDRLRAMGIRTVMITGDNPLTASAIAREAGVEDFLAEATPETKMALIKREQAAGRLVAMTGDGTNDAPALAQADVGLAMNSGTQAAKEAGNMVDLDSDPTKLIEVVEVGKQLLMTRGALTTFSIANDVAKYFAILPAMFSVAYPEMDALNVMRLATPQSAILSAVIFNAVIIIALIPLALRGVRYRPRGANAVLRENVLIYGLGGIVVPFVGIKLIDLILVALHLTGAHS
- the kdpA gene encoding potassium-transporting ATPase subunit KdpA → MTLIGWLQAILLFVLVWLCVRPLGAYMFTVFEGGRTWLSPVMGPIERGFYRLCRIDPTREMGWKGYAFSLLAFSLVGLAYLYALLRTQAFLPLNPQHFGNLAPDLAWSTAVSFMTNTNWQFYSGESTMSYLSQMAGLAWHMFVSAGAGIAVAIALIRGVSRVNANALGNFWVDLTRSILYVLLPIAFVGALVLAWQGVPQNFHDYTAVKTLEGAAQSIPQGPMASMESIKELGTNGGGFVNANSASPWENPTGFSDLFELFLILVIGGALTYTYGRYVKNQRQGWAIFAAMGILLVVGSVVCYAAEAAGNPIFHQLGIAGGNYEGKETRFGIAASALWATVTTATSCGAVNAMHDSFTALGGLVPLVNMQLGEVVFGGVGSGLYGMLEFVVLTVFIAGLMVGRTPELIGKKIERREVQLAILAVLVVPAFSLIPASIAAVLPAGLATLNNSGPHGFSELLYAYTSGVNNNGSAFAGLGGNTYWDVSMGISMLFGRLAEIVPVLALGGALAAKKSIPPTAGTFTTTSPIFVVLLIGTILIVGALTFFPADALGPIVEHLLTLKGKLF
- the kdpF gene encoding K(+)-transporting ATPase subunit F encodes the protein MTLDLGLGLLLSVAGLVYLAYAMLRPERF
- a CDS encoding tetratricopeptide repeat protein, which encodes MATRVQRAQLLDRLGRSDEAANAYADVLAREPDHFGALNDLALLLYRTGRRGDALMLFADAVQRHPGNAVAHANFGFVLLKGGDLERARASYESAVRLDPGNVEAQRGLATVRAQLGEVVAAAGAGTSLVTVPFTGNGTPVSVLLLVTLGAGNVAAERFLDPRVFATTKLTVELHEGALPAHEVVFNAIGDADSAGPALARASALLDGDRAPLINPPADVALTTRAGNADRLSGLPGVRTARTALVPRAELTGPDGAAALERRGFVFPLLLRSPGFHTGQHFEYVAAGRELAVAAGALPGEVLLAIEYVDTREPGGSYAKYRAMLVDGHLFPLHLAIGRQWKVHYFSAEMAERPDYREREQRYLDDMAGTLGPAATNALASVGAALALDYAGIDFGFTPSGELVVFEANATMVVVPPAADERWEYRRAAIARVGDAVRGMLIGRAALPR
- a CDS encoding CheR family methyltransferase → MSAKVGASGAAAPTPTSPAIADLELNLLLEGVYRVCGFDFRDYAPATIKRRISERVRAEGARSTTGLLERVLHEPAVLQRLIEALTHNAGSPFREPAFFAAFRERVLPRLRTFPHVRLWVIGSGEDAYGLAIILREADLAHRVRIYVTEASEGSVERAKEGAFPLDLLDEFASRYVEAGGSRQFSDYVDIGEGVARFKPTLRQQMVFAQHNLVTDGSFNEFHLVVARNVFSHFNRTLVYRAHQVVYESLVRLGYLGIGAKETLRYTPHQRAYEQVDPADQFYRRVR